TAAGTCGGATCGCACCATTTTTTGAATGCCAACTGAGAGGGCGACTTCAAAGTGGTCGAAGTTCCTGAGATGGCGATAGGAAATGGCGCGGTCGGTAAATAGCGAGGCGAAGCATCTGTGGCAGGCTCCTAAGACGCTTTTGACGCCTTGGATGTGGAGGTAGGTGTCTTGCTGACCTGCAAAGCTTGCATCGGGGAGGTCTTCGGCTGTTGCGCTTGAACGGACTGCTACTTCTGTTTCATAGCCGTACAGTTCGCACATTTGTTTGTAAGCTTCAATAATTGCAGCGCGAAGTTCTTGAGGAAAAGGGGTGTGTAATAGCAACGATCTGGCTTTTTTACCGCGTTCGCGCAAGTTGTTGACATCTTCAACATCTAGGTCGGAAAAGAGCGATCGCAGTTTTTCTTCTAATCCTGCTTTATGTATGAAATAACGATATGCATAAGCTGTTGTAGCGAAACCGTTGGGGACGTTAACTCCCTTGCTGGTTAACTGCTGAATCATTTCCCCTAATGAGGCATTTTTGCCGCCTACTAAGGGGATATCACTAATACCAACTTCATCAAACCAAAGTACCAAGGATTGCTCTTTGGAGGATTGAGAAGACTGTTCGTGAATAACTGCAACCATAGGTTTTTCCTCCTACTATGTCCTCAGTGTAGCGATCGCAACCGGAGGAATGGGTAAAATACGGCACGTTTGTGATTTATCTTTGAAATTCTTTGGGATCACTGCAAACTAGGCCATTTTGCGGTATAAATTGATTGAATCCGGTTTCGCAAAGAGCGATCGCTTAATATCAACGGCTAAATATAGTAATTTTTTAGGAAGTTTAGAAGTAAGTGGCGATCGCTGCGAGGGGACGCGAAGTCTCCCGATTATGGGTCTGAGGAGTTATTGTTATCTTTACCCAGATTTATGTATAAAAAACCCGGCATTGGGGGGTCTCCTCCCAAACCGGGTTTGGGGGACGAGTGCTTCCCCCAAACCCCCTCCACATTAAAGTTTTGCCTTTGGGTTTTGTGTTTGTTTTCATAAAAAACCCGGAATTGGGGGGAGACCCCCAAACCCCCTGTTGGGGGACGAGTGCTTCCCCCAAACCCCCTCCACATTAAAGTTTTACTTTGGTGAGGCTATGTTAGGCAGGCAGAAGCTTTTATGTTGGTAATGGTAATAGTCGAACGTGGTAAGGAGGAACAATGAAGAATTCCCTATTCCGCATTCCCTATTCCCCATTCCCCTTTGCCCTTTAGATATAGCTGGTTAAGTCCACAAGGCGGTTGGTATATCCCCATTCGTTGTCGTAATAGGCCAGGACTTTAACAAAGTTTCCCGTAAGTACGCTGGTTGAAGTCAAATTGACAATTGCTGAATGAGGATCGCCCACGCAATCAGAAGAGACGAGGGGAACTTCGCTTACTTTGAGAATTGATTTCATGGAATCGCTGGCATACTTGCGAAAAGCGTCGTTAATTTCGTCCTCTGTAACGGACTTCTGCAACAATGCACTCAGGTCGGTTACGGAACCTGTCGCTGTTGGTACGCGCAAAGCCATCCCATCGAGTTTCCCTTTGAGTTCAGGCAAGACTAAAGCTACAGCGGTTGCTGCACCTGTTGTAGTGGGGACGATGTTCTGCGCCGCGCCGCGTCCCCGCGCCCACTCTTCGGGATGTCCGGAGTCTACTAGACGCTGGTCGGCGGTGTAAGCGTGAACGGTTGTCATTAGCGCTTTTTCGATGCCGAATTCATCGTTGAGGATTTTGGCAATTGGGGATAAGCAGTTGGTAGTGCAGGAGGCGGCTGAAATTACATTGTCGCGTTCGGCGTCGTAGGTTTCGTGGTTGACGCCAAAGACGAAGGTAGGGACTGAACCTTTAGCTGGTGCGCTGATAATTACTTTTTTTGCTCCGGCTTCTAGGTGCAAACCAGCTTTTTCAGCGGTGCGAAAGAAGCCTGTAGATTCGATAACAACATCGATTTGCATATCCTTCCAGGGAAGGGCGGCGGGGTCTCTTTCAGCTACAAGGTCAACTTGTTTACCGTCAACAAGCAAACCTTTGTCGTTGTATCCTACGTCAGCGGGGAAGCGGCGATAAACTGAATCGTACTCTAGTAGGTAAGCTGCTAAGTCTGGTTTTAAGGCAACGTCGTTGATGGCTACGACTTCTAGATCGGGGTTTTGGTGGGCAATGCGAAAAAATGCTCGTCCGATACGCCCAAATCCGTTAATTGCTACTCGCTTCATAGGTTCACCTTTGAGGAATCGTCCAAATTTTTGCTAGGGTATTAACCCTCTAATACAGCGAAACTATTTGATAGGAACTGTAGTTTATGCAACTATCGGCGAAGAATTAACCAAGGGTTTAGTATCTGATGAGTGTGGTGAGATTAATTTTGGGAAGAATTGTAGTTTATGCAACTATTTTGCAAGACTTAAGCATCTGATGATGGTGGGGAGGTTAATTTGGAAGCGATCGCCCCCTGAAATAGAAAAGCGATCGCGCTCTCAAATAAAGAGGCGATCGCTTGAACCTAGAAAATTATTAACCTAAATTTTAATTGCCATTCCCTGGCAGAAAATAACGCAAGCGCCACTGTCCGCCAGAACGTACAAAGCTCGTCCGGTAATCGTTTTCCTCATCATGAAGAAAACGGTTTTCAATCCAGCCGCGCTGACCGTTTTGCACCCTCACAGGCGACCAGCCGGAAACTTGTTGCACTGCTTTTTGCCTAGCTGGTGATAGTTTGTTAAAAGCCTCTGTGTCAAACGAAACATATTGGTTAGACACTGAGCCTATAACTTTACCACCCATGCCAGGTTCGGCGCGGAGATTGACGTTTTGCCCGACAACAGCGAGGTTGCCAAAATTAGGTCTGTTAGGTCTAACTGACTGTTTAACTTTGGTGAGATCTGGGCATACCCATACACTCGAACCAGCTTCTTTGTTACCAACACGCGCCTGGGAGTCGATGCCACAACCTTGGCTAACGGCTTTTTCCATATGCGGCCAAAATTTAGACTGGTTGCTGTCAATTTTATAGCTGTTCAGATTAAGAGTTCCGCCATAATTCCATTGAGTCTGGGGAGTCACAATGGCGCGAATAAATTTAGCATCTGAACGCTGTACGGCATTCAACAACCGCTGGCGAAATGGCGAAAAATCGCTGCTAGCGTTGGCTTGAGCTTTTTGAGGACTGCTTTGTGCTAGTTTTTGAGATACAGGTTTTGTTTGAGAAAAAGTATTTTGGGCAAAGCTAGTCATTGTTGACCCAGCTATTGCACCCAAGGCAATCAGTCCAATCGTAAAACTCTGGAAGCGGTTCATTGTAACTCGTAACTTTCGTTGCTCATCTTCCTTAAAGGTAAGAAAGATGAATGCGATCGCACCT
The Microcoleus sp. FACHB-831 DNA segment above includes these coding regions:
- a CDS encoding SH3 domain-containing protein, which encodes MNRFQSFTIGLIALGAIAGSTMTSFAQNTFSQTKPVSQKLAQSSPQKAQANASSDFSPFRQRLLNAVQRSDAKFIRAIVTPQTQWNYGGTLNLNSYKIDSNQSKFWPHMEKAVSQGCGIDSQARVGNKEAGSSVWVCPDLTKVKQSVRPNRPNFGNLAVVGQNVNLRAEPGMGGKVIGSVSNQYVSFDTEAFNKLSPARQKAVQQVSGWSPVRVQNGQRGWIENRFLHDEENDYRTSFVRSGGQWRLRYFLPGNGN
- the gap gene encoding type I glyceraldehyde-3-phosphate dehydrogenase encodes the protein MKRVAINGFGRIGRAFFRIAHQNPDLEVVAINDVALKPDLAAYLLEYDSVYRRFPADVGYNDKGLLVDGKQVDLVAERDPAALPWKDMQIDVVIESTGFFRTAEKAGLHLEAGAKKVIISAPAKGSVPTFVFGVNHETYDAERDNVISAASCTTNCLSPIAKILNDEFGIEKALMTTVHAYTADQRLVDSGHPEEWARGRGAAQNIVPTTTGAATAVALVLPELKGKLDGMALRVPTATGSVTDLSALLQKSVTEDEINDAFRKYASDSMKSILKVSEVPLVSSDCVGDPHSAIVNLTSTSVLTGNFVKVLAYYDNEWGYTNRLVDLTSYI